In Methylobacterium sp. WL1, the sequence CCGGCCGACAGGCGGCCCACCACCTCGGCGGTCTCGGCGTGGTCGCCCGGATCGACGACGTCCAGGAACGGCCGGCCGAGCAGTTCCGCCTCGCTCCAGCCGAGCATGTGCGTCCAGGCCGGATTGACGGTCTTGAGGAAGCCGTCGAGGCCCGCCGTGCCCATCAGGTCGTTGGTGGTCTCCCACAACCGGTCGCGTTCGCGGGTCCGCTGGGTGACCTCGGAGAGGAGGGTGGCCTCGACCCGCTTGCGGTCGGTGATGTCCTGCACGAACACGTGGAAGCCGTCGACCGCACCGTCGGCGCCGCGCCGGGGCAGGTAGCGGATCTCGGCGTCACGGTGGCGCCCGTCCTGGTGGGGCCAGGCGATCTCGAACCGGACGGCCTCGCCGGCGCGGGCGCGCTCGACATAGGCGCGCCGCAGCTCGAAGGCGGTCGGCCCGAGCAGCACCCGCACGTCCCGCCCCACGATCTCCGCGGCCGGGCGGAAGAACCAGTCCTGATACGCCGCATTGGCGAAGCGGTAGACGTAGTCCCAGTCGATGAAGGCGATGAGCACCGGCAACGCGTCGGTGATGAGGCGCAGCTCGCGCTGGTTGGCCTCCGCCCGCTGCTCGGCGGACTTGTGGTCGGTGATGTCGCGCACCGCCCCGACGAACCGGATCGGGCGCCCATCGGGGTCGCGCTCGAGCGCGCCGCGGCGGGCGATCCAGCGTTCCGCGCCGTCATCCGCCCGACGGATCCGATAGGCCACGTCGGCATCGGTCAGGCCGGCGCCCCGGTCCGCCCATTGCGCGACGCGTCCGGCATCCTCCGGGATGACGAGACGGACGACCGCGTCGATCGGCAACGTCTCCTGCTCGGCCAGGCCGTACAGGCGGAAGAAGTGCGGCGTGGCGTGGATGACGTTCCGGTCGAGGTCGATGGAGAACACCCCGACGCCGCCGGCCTCCTGGGCCCGGCGCAGGCGCGTCTCGGAGGTGCGGAGCGCCGCCTCGGCCCGGACCTGGGCACCGATCTCGGCGTTGACGCCGAACCAGCGCACCACCCGGCCGGTGGCGTCCCGCAGCGGCACGATCCGCGTCAGGAACGACCGGAACACGCCGTCGGCCCCGCGCAGGGGAAACACCATCTCGAACGGCTCGCCGGTGGCGATCGAGGCGGCCCAGACCGCCGTCACCCGGGGCAGCGCCTCCGGGTCGTGGACGCTCTGCCAGCCCCAGCCGGCCATGGCCGCCTGCGTGGTGCCGCAGTAATCGAGCCAGCGCCTGTTGTACCAGCAGAGATGGCCGTCGCCGCGGGCGAGCCAGCACAGGATCGGCAGGTGGTCGGCGAGCCGGCGGAACTCGGCATCGTCGATCCGCTCGGGATCGGGATCGGGCAGGAACGCGTCGACATGGGCTGACCTGTGCCAGTACGCGCGATCGAAGGCGGTCTCGTCCCGCGGCGCCTCTTCATGCTGCGGCACCTCGGCCCGGGTCTCCGCCCGGCTCGCGGCGACGGCGGTGCGCAGGCGGGTGACTTCGTCCTCGAGGTCACGGGTGCGGCGCCGGAGAACGTCCGCCTCGTCCGCGCTCAAGGCACCGCTCACGGCGCGCGGACCGCGCGGCATCGGCCGGACACGGACGGCGCACCGGTAGGGATGAGATCGAAGGCTGTACGCCGGCTCATCTCGGCCTTGTTGCAGAACCGGCTGGCGCTCGCCAGCCCATCGGCCGGCCCGGACTTGAGAGGTGCGCGGCGTTAATGCTCGCGGCTGCGGCCGCCGCCGGCCACGGGGCGCAGGTGCAGGAAGCTGCGCTCGCCGGTGGCCGCCTCGGCCACGTGCTGGATCGTGTCGAGCAAATCGGTCACCGCCTGCGGGGCAGCGGGACGGAACTGCGCCTTGGGCTCGACCCAGCGCTTCTGCGTGCGCCGCGCGGCGATCTGCGCCTCGCTCAGTGCATCGAAATCCCGGCGTCGAACCATGGCTGAGCCCTCCGTCTGAAACTCTGTCGGCGCATGGTTGACGAAGGGTTAACGCCCCGGAGCGGCGATGCCGTCGCGACGATCGCGCGCGGACGGTGAGCCTATGCGACGCGCTCGCTTGCGCCGATCCGGTATCCACGTCGGCGGCGCGCGCTCTAGGTCGGCGTCGGTCCGCGCGGACCGGTCCGATCCGTCAACGTCCGCACCAGCCTGAGCAGTACCGCGCGGATATGGGCGCGAAGGGGGGTGTTTTCCGCCATGGGTCGGTTACGGCGCTACGGGGCTGGAGGTTTCAGAAACCCGCCATTTCGAAGGGCGTTGCTACGTAAAAAGGCGGTCGTGCGCGGAGGCCGTCGCTGCACCCATCACCCAAGGGCGTATGGTCAAGCCGCCATCAGCGCGTCTAATCCTTGGGTATTGATGAAGCACTGATCTTTGAGAGAACGCTTCGGATATGCACCCGCACCCTCTCTTTCCTGTTTGAGCCGTCGCCCGCTCCCTTCACGGCAGGCGGCTCATCGGCGGTCGACATGGCTAAGCCCCAAGGTCAGAAGCCCCGCCGCTTCGAGCCACCGGTGTGGGTGGGCGGGCTATCTCTCAGCTCTATAGTAGATCGATGCGCTCAAATACCGTACGCATTGTGGTAAACCGGTCCAATTCACGTTTTAGACAGATTAAGGTTTATCGCAGCCGGCGTTGGTCACGGTGGCCCATTAAACGACGTCGAGATAGTCCTGGCGTCCGCCACAGGGTTTGAGCAGGGGGATGTCGGTGCCCGAGCGCTTCTACTTCGATGTCGAGAACGACCGGGAGCGGATCCGGGACGAGGTGGGCGTCGAGGCCGAGAGCCTGGAGGAGGCCCTGGACGAGGCGCGCAGCGTGATCGGAGAGATGGCGGGATCCATCGGCACGGGCGCGTCCGGCGCGTCCTGGACCCTCGTCGTACGGGATGCGTCGGGCTCGGTGGTCGGCCGCCTACCGATCCGTGCGTGAGGCTGCCGCAATCAAAGAACCCGCCGCGGCACGGGCCGGGCGGGTTTGGAGGTGGTCTCGTCTCGGAGAATGCCGGACCGTAGACGCGCCACCCCGGCGCCGCATCCCCCATCCGGGGGAAGGAGCCACACGATTTAGCGACCCGTCGATCGCTTTCGCCCGGCCGAGGGATCGGGCGGTCAGCCCCCGAACGCCCGGGGCGGCAGGCCGGTTACGCCAACATCGAGTTCGAACAGCGCGCCTGCGGACGGCTCGTGCTCGACGCCCCGCGACGCCGACGTGACGAACAGCCGGTCGAGCCCGGGTCCCGCGAAGGCGCAACTCGTGATGTTCGTGGCCGGAAGCGCGATGGCCCGCAGGAGGCACCCCTCCGGATCCAGCCGGCTGATGCGGCCAGCCCCCCAGTGGGCGATCCAGATGCAGCCGTCCGCATCCGTGGTCATCCCGTCGGGCCAGCCCCAGGCCTCGGGGAAGCGCAGGAATTCCCGCTTCCCCGTCAAGGTCCCGTCGGCGGAGAGGTCGAAGGCGAAGACGGTCCGGGCTGCGCTGTCGCTGTGATAGAGGATCCGGCCGTCACGGCTGAAGGTCGGGCCGTTGGCGACGCCGTAGGCACCGTCCATCCGACGCCAAGTCAGGTCCGGGTCGAGCCGGTGCAGGGCGCCCGAGACCGCGGTCTCAGGCTGGTGCATGCTCCCGGCCCAGATCCGGCCGGCCGAGTCGACCTTGGCGTCGTTCAGGCGGTTGTCCGGACAGTCCGGCTCCGGATTGCCGATCGGCGTGACGTGGTCGGCCTCCAGGTCGAACAGCGCAAATCCGCTCTTCAGGCCGATCACGAAGTCGCGCCGGCCGGCGCGGGGGATGATCCAGCCGATCGGCTCGGGAAACGGGCGCGTGCCCGTCTCGTCGCTGGCGAGGTCGAGCCAGCGCAGGGCCGGCGCCTCGATGTCCACCCAGAACAGCCGCCCCCGCTCCGGCACCCAGACGGGTCCTTCGCCGAGCCGGTCGCGCTCGGGGCGGGTGACGATGCGGACCTGTGCCTCCATGGGATCGCCTTCTCGAGTCCGGCGGAGGACCGCAGCCCACCGCGTTACGCTGCACCGTCGGTGGTGACCGATATCTCAGGCGCGGTCGGAGGCGCCCAGGCCCGGCCGGCTGCCCCAAAGCGCGAAGAACAGGACGTAGAGCTCGCAGGCGGCCGTGATGAGGAAGGAGTGCTGCAGGCCGAACCGGTCGGCGGCCCAGCCCTGCACCACCACCAGGGAGCCCCCGGCGATCGCCATGATCAGCAGGCCCGCCCCCTCCTCGGTCAGCGGGCCGAGGCCGCGGATGCCGAGGGTGAAGATCGTCGGGAACATGACCGCGTGGAACAGCCCCACGGAGATCAGCGCCCACATCGCCAGCGACCCCGTCGCAAAGGTCGCCACCAGCATCACGGTGAAGGCCGCCAGGGCGGCTCCGGCCAGGATGGTCTCGGCGGACCGCACCTGCATCAGGTAGCTGCCGAGGAAGCGGCCGATCATCATCCCACCCCAGAGCAGGAAGAGGTAATGCGAGGCCTGCGTGTGCGTGAGGTCGCCGATCTCGGGCTGCGAGACGAAGTTGATGAACAGGTTCGACACCCCGATCTCGGCGATCAGGTAGATGAAGATCGCCGGCACGCCGAACACGAGGTTGCGGTGGCGCCAGAGCGAGAGGCCGGCGCGTTCGGCCTTGGCGGCCCGCTTCGCGGAGTCGCCTGCGCCGCCGCCCATGGCGGGCAGCGGAAAGCGCGCGATCACCATGGCGAGCACGACGAGGATCGCCGCCACGATCAGGTAGGGGAGTTGCACCGACTGTGCGTCGGCCAGCCGCTCGGCCGCGGTCAGGGTGGTGCCGGCGGCGAGGTTGCCCGAGGCCGAGCGTCCGAGGATCAGGTAACCGCCGAAGAGCGGCGCCAGGGTCGTGCCGAGCGAGTTGAAGGCCTGGACGAGGTTGAGGCGCGCCGGGGCGGCCTCCGGCGGCCCGACCACCGCCACGTAGGGGTTGGCCGCGACCTGGAGCAGGGTGATGCCGCTCGCGATGACGAACAGGGCGGTGAGCGTGATCGCATACGAGACCTGATGGGAGGCCAGGACCATGCCCAGCGTACCCAGCGCCATGATGCAAAGGCCCACCACCAGGGCACGCTGGTAGCCGATGCGCGCGATCAGCTTCGCGGCCGGGATCGAGGCCACGAAATACGCGATGAACCACACCGACTCGATCAGCGTGGTCTGCGTGTCATCGAGGTCGAAGACGCTCCTGAGATGAGGTAGCAGGGTGTTGTTGATGACCGTAATGAAGCCCCACATGAAGAAGAGGCTCGCGAGCAGCGAGAGGGCCGGGCGGTAGCTGCCGCGGTCGGCCGACGCCGTTCCCGCCGCGGGCGCTCCGATGCTCGCGATCGGTCCTGCCATCAAACGTTTCCTCTCCCGGGAGCCGCTTTGCCGTGGCCCCATGTTGTGAATTTCATTTGTATGAGTATATAGCGGAGTTTAAGACGTCAACCGCGGCACGCGTGGAGCGCCGGCGTACGATCGGCAAGCGGGAGGCGGGCATCTTGCGGGGAGATCACATGCGTGGAGTCGGGGCTGTGGCGCTGGGCGCTTGCGCGGCGCTCCCTGTGGCGGCCCAGGCTGCCGAGCCGGTCCGGACAGTGTTCGGCACCCTGCCGGACGGCCGGACGGTCGAAGAGGTGACACTGACCAACGGCAGGGGCGTCACCGCCCGCGTGATCTCGTGGGGGGCCCTGCTGCGGACCCTCGAAGTCCCGGACCGCGCCGGAAAGTCCGCCGACATCGTCCTCGGCTACAACGATCTCGCCGGCTACCTGGCCAAGCCCAACTATTTCGGAGCGAGCGTCGGGCGCTACGCCAACCGGATCCGCGGAGGCCGCTTCACCCTCGACGGCCGGACCTACGCGCTGGCGACCAATAACGGGCCCAACGCCCTCCACGGCGGCACGGCCGGGTTCAACAAGCAGCTCTGGACCATCACCGAGGTCAAGGGCGGGGCAGCGCCGTCGGTCAGCCTGCGCTACGTCAGCCCGGACGGCGAGGAAGGCTATCCCGGTACGCTCACCGTCACCGCAACCTACGCGCTCGACGACACCGACACGCTGTCCGTGACCTACCAGGCCACCACCGACAAGCCGACGATCGTCAACCTGACCAACCACAGCTTCTTCAACCTCGCCGGGGAGGGGTCCGGCCGCTCGATCCTAGGCAACGTCCTGACGATCCCGGCCGAGCGCTACACGCCCGTGGACGCGACGCTGATCCCCACGGGCGCGCATGTCCCGGTAGCGGGTACGCCGTTCGACTTCCGCACGCCGACGGTGATCGGCGATCGCATCCGCGACGGACGCGACATCCAGATCCTCCGTGGGCGCGGCTACGACCACAACTGGGTCGTGACCGACGCCCCCACGACCGAGCCGCATCTCGTGGCCCGGGTCGAGGACCCCGAATCCGGCCGGGTTCTGGACGTCGCCAGCAACCAGCCGGGCGTCCAATTCTACGCGGGCAACTTCCTCGACGCGACCGCGGTGGGCAAGTCCGGCCTGGCCTACCGGCAGTCGGACGCCCTGGCGCTCGAGCCCGAACTCTTTCCCGACACCCCGAACCAACCGGCCTTCGGCTCGGCCCGCCTCGATCCTGGTTCGACCTACCGGAACGTGATCACCTATCGCTTCTCAAACAGTTCCGCACACCGGACCCATAAGAAATGACCGATCGCCCGAACACACGGCCCCTGCGCTCGCGCGCGTGGTTCGACAACCCCGACAACATCGACATGACCGCGCTCTACCTGGAGCGCTACCTGAACTTCGGCCTGAGCCTCGACGAGTTGCGCTCGGGCAAGCCGATCATCGGCATCGCCCAGACCGGCTCCGACCTGTCGCCGTGCAACCGGCACCACCTCGTGCTGGCGGAGCGCGTGCGTGAGGGCATCCGCGAGGCCGGCGGCATCGCGCTCGAATTCCCGGTCCATCCGATCCAGGAGACCGGCAAGCGGCCCACCGCCGGCCTCGACCGCAACCTCGCCTATCTCGGGCTGGTCGAGCTCTTGTACGGCTACCCCCTCGACGGGGTCGTGCTGACCACGGGCTGCGACAAGACCACGCCGGCCTGCCTGATGGCGGCCGCCACCGTGAACATCCCGGCCATCGCCCTGTCGGTGGGCCCGATGCTCAACGGATGGTACAAGGGCCAGCGCACCGGCTCGGGCACGATCGTGTGGCGCGCGCGCCAGATGCTGGCGGCGGGCGAGATCGACCACGACGGCTTCATCAAGCTGGTGACCTCGTCCGCGCCCTCCACGGGCTACTGCAACACCATGGGCACGGCGACGACGATGAACGCGCTCGCGGAGGCGCTCGGCATGATGCTGCCGGGCTCCGCGGCGATCCCGGCGCCCTACCGGGACCGGCAGGAGGTCGCC encodes:
- a CDS encoding PAS domain S-box protein; its protein translation is MSADEADVLRRRTRDLEDEVTRLRTAVAASRAETRAEVPQHEEAPRDETAFDRAYWHRSAHVDAFLPDPDPERIDDAEFRRLADHLPILCWLARGDGHLCWYNRRWLDYCGTTQAAMAGWGWQSVHDPEALPRVTAVWAASIATGEPFEMVFPLRGADGVFRSFLTRIVPLRDATGRVVRWFGVNAEIGAQVRAEAALRTSETRLRRAQEAGGVGVFSIDLDRNVIHATPHFFRLYGLAEQETLPIDAVVRLVIPEDAGRVAQWADRGAGLTDADVAYRIRRADDGAERWIARRGALERDPDGRPIRFVGAVRDITDHKSAEQRAEANQRELRLITDALPVLIAFIDWDYVYRFANAAYQDWFFRPAAEIVGRDVRVLLGPTAFELRRAYVERARAGEAVRFEIAWPHQDGRHRDAEIRYLPRRGADGAVDGFHVFVQDITDRKRVEATLLSEVTQRTRERDRLWETTNDLMGTAGLDGFLKTVNPAWTHMLGWSEAELLGRPFLDVVDPGDHAETAEVVGRLSAGETVAGFVDRVLTRAGERRVVMWTAVPDPGTGLFYIVGRDLTEQRRVEEQLLQAQKMEAIGQLTGGIAHDFNNLLTGIVGSLDLMQTRIQQGRTDAIERYARAALSSANRAAALTHRLLAFARRQPLEPRPTAANPLVTGMEDLLRRTLGERIHLELVTAGGLWLTLCDPHQLENALLNLAINARDAMPEGGRLVIETANAHLDHAYTRRHAGVNAGAYVCLSVSDTGTGMSPEVAARAFDPFFTTKPLGQGTGLGLSMIYGFAKQSEGHVRIYSEPGRGTTVKLYLPRHRGAAPPEEAESGLIEVHRAERGDTVLVVEDDPVVRDLIAEVLGDLGYTALQAADAEAGLALLRAPGRIDLLISDVGLPGGLNGRQMVDAIRPDRPDLKVLFITGYAENATFGNGHLEPGMRMMTKPFPVEALAARVRAMIAGLD
- a CDS encoding SMP-30/gluconolactonase/LRE family protein, yielding MEAQVRIVTRPERDRLGEGPVWVPERGRLFWVDIEAPALRWLDLASDETGTRPFPEPIGWIIPRAGRRDFVIGLKSGFALFDLEADHVTPIGNPEPDCPDNRLNDAKVDSAGRIWAGSMHQPETAVSGALHRLDPDLTWRRMDGAYGVANGPTFSRDGRILYHSDSAARTVFAFDLSADGTLTGKREFLRFPEAWGWPDGMTTDADGCIWIAHWGAGRISRLDPEGCLLRAIALPATNITSCAFAGPGLDRLFVTSASRGVEHEPSAGALFELDVGVTGLPPRAFGG
- a CDS encoding sugar MFS transporter, with product MAGPIASIGAPAAGTASADRGSYRPALSLLASLFFMWGFITVINNTLLPHLRSVFDLDDTQTTLIESVWFIAYFVASIPAAKLIARIGYQRALVVGLCIMALGTLGMVLASHQVSYAITLTALFVIASGITLLQVAANPYVAVVGPPEAAPARLNLVQAFNSLGTTLAPLFGGYLILGRSASGNLAAGTTLTAAERLADAQSVQLPYLIVAAILVVLAMVIARFPLPAMGGGAGDSAKRAAKAERAGLSLWRHRNLVFGVPAIFIYLIAEIGVSNLFINFVSQPEIGDLTHTQASHYLFLLWGGMMIGRFLGSYLMQVRSAETILAGAALAAFTVMLVATFATGSLAMWALISVGLFHAVMFPTIFTLGIRGLGPLTEEGAGLLIMAIAGGSLVVVQGWAADRFGLQHSFLITAACELYVLFFALWGSRPGLGASDRA
- a CDS encoding aldose epimerase family protein — translated: MRGVGAVALGACAALPVAAQAAEPVRTVFGTLPDGRTVEEVTLTNGRGVTARVISWGALLRTLEVPDRAGKSADIVLGYNDLAGYLAKPNYFGASVGRYANRIRGGRFTLDGRTYALATNNGPNALHGGTAGFNKQLWTITEVKGGAAPSVSLRYVSPDGEEGYPGTLTVTATYALDDTDTLSVTYQATTDKPTIVNLTNHSFFNLAGEGSGRSILGNVLTIPAERYTPVDATLIPTGAHVPVAGTPFDFRTPTVIGDRIRDGRDIQILRGRGYDHNWVVTDAPTTEPHLVARVEDPESGRVLDVASNQPGVQFYAGNFLDATAVGKSGLAYRQSDALALEPELFPDTPNQPAFGSARLDPGSTYRNVITYRFSNSSAHRTHKK